The following are encoded in a window of Risungbinella massiliensis genomic DNA:
- a CDS encoding vWA domain-containing protein, giving the protein MEDKKKYEDNLQEDLMPEEMEMEDKMADDFDDQMPFEGVEFAENPEPRCPCILLLDTSGSMRGEPIEELNQGLASFKDELMSDDMAMKRVELAVVSFGPVTVESEFQTADQFQAPYLTAENDTPIGAAVDQALKMLEERKEQYRENGIDYYRPWVFLITDGAPTDDWRRAAEKIQAAEDAKSLMFFAVGVDRANMKILEEISVREPLKLKGLKFRELFSWLSHSLSTVSHSQMGETVTLTSPAGWGKVE; this is encoded by the coding sequence GTGGAAGACAAAAAAAAATATGAAGATAACCTACAAGAAGACCTAATGCCTGAAGAGATGGAGATGGAAGACAAAATGGCGGATGACTTTGATGATCAGATGCCATTTGAGGGAGTCGAGTTCGCAGAGAACCCAGAGCCTCGTTGTCCTTGTATACTACTACTCGATACTTCCGGTTCGATGAGAGGTGAGCCGATCGAAGAGCTGAATCAAGGGCTTGCTAGTTTCAAAGATGAGCTGATGTCAGATGACATGGCGATGAAGCGTGTAGAGCTAGCGGTGGTTAGTTTTGGTCCTGTTACAGTGGAATCGGAGTTTCAGACAGCAGATCAGTTCCAAGCCCCATATCTAACAGCAGAAAATGATACCCCAATTGGAGCAGCAGTCGATCAAGCTTTAAAGATGTTAGAAGAGCGCAAAGAACAGTATCGAGAAAACGGAATTGATTACTACCGTCCTTGGGTCTTCCTGATTACAGATGGTGCTCCAACAGATGACTGGCGGCGTGCGGCAGAGAAGATCCAAGCTGCGGAAGATGCCAAATCGCTTATGTTTTTCGCTGTAGGGGTCGATCGTGCCAATATGAAAATTTTAGAGGAGATCTCTGTTCGGGAGCCATTGAAGTTAAAAGGTTTGAAGTTCCGAGAGCTGTTTAGTTGGTTGTCTCATTCTCTAAGTACTGTTTCTCATTCCCAAATGGGTGAAACAGTAACGCTGACAAGCCCCGCTGGTTGGGGCAAAGTGGAATGA
- a CDS encoding PP2C family serine/threonine-protein phosphatase, which produces MSRTWRYLSSTVIGVSHEKDGTSCQDAHQCLLLPSREGETLFVSIIADGAGSATYGKEGATHICRYFLERIQSFLEQDSLQHITERHITDWLEQYQYEVSLWSACCRMESTNFASTLLGAIIGENRAIFWQIGDGAIVVKQKEKPNAYELIFWPQQGEYANQTYFATQPEACALLQFTSLSTELTDVALFTDGIQRLALSYEDQCAYAPFFRPLFEFLHHPDWNWIAGQKKLDLFLQSKQINKRTDDDKTLVIASRYLSRGTDDEQATY; this is translated from the coding sequence ATGAGCCGAACTTGGCGATACCTTTCTTCCACGGTTATCGGAGTTTCTCATGAGAAAGATGGGACCTCTTGCCAGGATGCCCATCAATGTCTCCTCCTCCCTTCTCGGGAAGGGGAGACTCTCTTTGTTTCGATCATAGCGGATGGGGCTGGGAGTGCCACCTATGGAAAAGAGGGCGCAACTCATATATGTAGATATTTTTTAGAGCGGATTCAATCTTTTCTGGAGCAAGATTCCTTGCAACATATAACCGAACGCCATATTACGGACTGGTTAGAACAATACCAATATGAAGTATCCCTTTGGTCCGCCTGTTGTCGGATGGAAAGTACCAACTTTGCTAGTACCTTACTCGGAGCCATCATCGGGGAGAATCGGGCTATATTCTGGCAGATTGGAGATGGAGCAATCGTGGTAAAGCAAAAAGAAAAACCAAATGCATATGAGTTGATCTTTTGGCCACAGCAAGGAGAGTATGCCAACCAGACTTATTTTGCCACACAGCCTGAGGCTTGTGCTCTTCTACAGTTTACTTCCCTTTCTACCGAATTGACCGATGTAGCACTCTTTACAGATGGTATTCAACGGTTAGCTCTTTCTTATGAGGATCAGTGTGCCTATGCACCTTTTTTTCGCCCGTTATTTGAGTTTTTGCACCATCCAGATTGGAATTGGATTGCAGGACAAAAGAAATTGGATCTCTTTCTTCAATCCAAGCAGATCAACAAGCGAACAGATGACGACAAGACACTCGTTATTGCATCACGCTACCTGAGTAGGGGAACCGATGATGAACAAGCTACTTACTAA